AATCATTTGCTTTGCAGCGGCAGCCTTGGTCGCCTTGGCTCCGAGGCGAGCTGCCTGGTCCTTCAGTGCAGACGCCTTCTTCTCCGCGTTGGCGCGCTCGCGACGACGACGGGCTTCATCGGTGGCGCGGGCGTCCTTGTACTTAGAAAAGCCCATGTTGTAGACATCGGCTTCACCGCGGACAGCGTCGAGGTACCAGATTTTGTTGCAAACGGCGTCGAGAAGCTCAACGTCGTGCGAAATCATGATGAGGCCACCCTCGTGCTTGGCTAGAAAGCCACGCAGCCAAGAGATTGAGTCGGCATCGAGGTGGTTGGTGGGCTCGTCGAGTAGCAGTGTGGTTTTTGACTTACCTGAGCCGTTGGTGGCGGCGAAGAGGATCTGCGCGAGCTCAACACGGCGACGCTGACCACCGGACAGTGTTTTCAGCTGCTGGTCCAGGATGCGGGGCTCAAGGCCCAAGTTGTCGCAGATCTGAGCTGCCTCGGAGTCGGCTTCATAACCGCCAAGCGCCTGGTATTGCTCTTCCAGGCGGGAGTACTTGCGGATCGCCGCGTCGCGCTTGCGGTCATCCGTCGTGGTTTCCATGATCTCCTGCTGGCGCTCCATCGACGAACGCAGCTGATCAAGACCACGGGCGGAGAGAACACGATCGCGTGCGGTCTGCTCGATGTTACCTTCGCGGGAATCCTGCGGGAGGTAGCCGATATCACCAGAGGTGGTCACCGAGCCGCCGTAGGGCTGGGTTTCACCAGAGAGAATACGCATGGTGGTGGTCTTGCCCGCACCATTTCTACCGACCAGACCGATGCGGTCTCCAGGCTGCACACGCAGGAGTTGGCCTGGGGCATTAAGAAGGGTACGTGCGCCGACGCGCACCTCTAAATCATTGGTGACAATCACAACCGATCAGTCTATCAAGAGTCATTGCTAGGTCAATAAACGGCTTTTCGACGCGGCCCTTCACCCCAGCACGCCTGCACGAACCCGACTTCTTCGCCTAGGGTGAAGGTTATGAACTCGCCACGGAAAAAACGAGCTCGCCCCCAACCCCGTCCGCAGGATGTCAGCACTGATTCAACAGTCGGATCTGATTACACGATCAAGTATTCCCTCAATGAGTTTCCGCGTGGCAGTTTGGTTACACGTTTCACCTCCCTTCCAAGTAAACGAGAGGTCTTTTCCGTCCTCGAGCAATACGGCATCGTCAGTTCGCAAATCTCGGATTACTCCGTCGCTC
The window above is part of the Corynebacterium deserti GIMN1.010 genome. Proteins encoded here:
- a CDS encoding ABC-F family ATP-binding cassette domain-containing protein, with the protein product MIVTNDLEVRVGARTLLNAPGQLLRVQPGDRIGLVGRNGAGKTTTMRILSGETQPYGGSVTTSGDIGYLPQDSREGNIEQTARDRVLSARGLDQLRSSMERQQEIMETTTDDRKRDAAIRKYSRLEEQYQALGGYEADSEAAQICDNLGLEPRILDQQLKTLSGGQRRRVELAQILFAATNGSGKSKTTLLLDEPTNHLDADSISWLRGFLAKHEGGLIMISHDVELLDAVCNKIWYLDAVRGEADVYNMGFSKYKDARATDEARRRRERANAEKKASALKDQAARLGAKATKAAAAKQMIARAEKMMGSLDEIRVADRVAHISFPEPAPCGKTPLNATGLTKMYGSLEVFAGVDLAIDKGSRVVVLGFNGAGKTTLLKLLAGVERTDGEGGIVSGHGLKIGYFAQEHDTIDPNKSVWQNTIEACADADEQDLRGLLGAFMFSGEQLEQPAGTLSGGEKTRLALATLVSSRANVLLLDEPTNNLDPISREQVLDALRTYTGAVVLVTHDPGAVKALEPERVIVLPDGTEDLWNDQYMEIVELA